The following coding sequences lie in one Cydia strobilella chromosome 16, ilCydStro3.1, whole genome shotgun sequence genomic window:
- the LOC134748145 gene encoding phosphatidylglycerophosphatase and protein-tyrosine phosphatase 1, with protein MGTAMFARVTFYPTLFYNVMMERMTSRRWYDRMDDTVILGALPFQAMTKQLKEEENLKAVVSMNETYELKIFSNDAEKWREHGVEFLQLATTDIFETPDQEKLYEGVRFINRFLPLDSKIKRITSENPVNSGTVYVHCKAGRTRSATLVGCYLMMKNGWSPVEAVEHMRTRRPHILLHTKQWEALQIFHRNHVQA; from the exons ATG GGCACAGCTATGTTCGCGAGGGTGACGTTCTATCCAACTTTATTCTACAATGTGATGATGGAAAGGATGACCAGCCGGCGCTGGTATGACCGGATGGATGACACAGTGATCCTTGGCGCCCTGCCTTTCCAGGCGATGACGAAACAG CTCAAGGAGGAGGAAAACTTAAAGGCAGTAGTCTCAATGAATGAAACATATGAATTAAAGATATTTTCAAATGATGCTGAG AAATGGCGCGAGCACGGCGTAGAATTCCTACAGCTAGCGACCACGGACATATTCGAGACCCCTGACCAGGAGAAGCTGTACGAAGGAGTTAGGTTCATTAACAG GTTTCTGCCACTCGACAGTAAAATAAAGCGGATAACAAGTGAAAACCCAGTGAACAGTGGCACTGTGTACGTACACTGTAAGGCCGGGCGGACCCGCAGCGCGACGCTAGTCGGCTGCTATCTTATGATG aaaaatgGCTGGTCCCCGGTGGAAGCGGTAGAGCACATGCGTACTCGGCGGCCACACATATTGCTGCACACCAAGCAGTGGGAGGCACTGCAGATATTCCACAGGAATCATGTGCAGGCGTAG
- the LOC134748115 gene encoding succinate dehydrogenase [ubiquinone] cytochrome b small subunit, mitochondrial yields MAFSMFLRNSACTSRIFSQQVMRLATQPAFAQRAAAASVPLKSLALNQRNSTPILNAVRSFRTTAPALAEHGHDHSKLWVIERAVTAAMVPLIPLALLMPNKVFDSLLAILITAHSFWGLEAIAVDYVRASIFGPFIPKLAIGLVYLISIATLGGLFYIISHDVGIANAIKQFWSVKAKQA; encoded by the exons atggCTTTCTCCATGTTCCTTCGCAATTCAG CATGCACAAGTCGCATATTCAGCCAGCAAGTAATGCGGCTAGCAACGCAACCTGCGTTCGCGCAGCGCGCCGCGGCCGCCTCCGTGCCCCTCAAGAGCTTAGCTCTTAACCAGAGAAATAGCACGCCTATTCTTAATGCT GTACGCTCCTTCCGCACGACGGCGCCCGCGCTGGCAGAGCACGGGCACGACCACTCCAAGCTCTGGGTCATCGAGAGAGCCGTCACAGCTGCCATGGTGCCTCTCATCCCCTTGGCGCTTCTGATGCCTAACAAAGTGTTTGACTCGCTACTGGCTATACTCATCACTGCACACAGCTTCTG GGGTCTTGAGGCCATAGCCGTCGACTACGTCCGCGCCAGCATCTTCGGCCCCTTCATCCCGAAGCTGGCCATCGGCCTCGTGTACCTCATCTCCATCGCGACCCTCGGCGGCCTCTTCTACATCATCAGCCATGATGTCGGCATCGCTAATGCCATCAAACAGTTCTGGAGTGTGAAGGCTAAGCAGGCGTAG
- the LOC134748657 gene encoding 26S proteasome regulatory subunit 6A-B, whose protein sequence is MATTLEDKSIWEDGEEALSEEVLRMPTDEIISRTRLLDNEIKIMKSEVMRISHELQAQNEKIKENTEKIKVNKTLPYLVSNVIELLDVDPQEEEEDGAVVDLDSQRKGKCAVIKTSTRQTYFLPVIGLVDAEKLKPGDLVGVNKDSYLILETLPAEYDARVKAMEVDERPTEQYSDIGGLDKQIQELIEAVVLPMTHKEKFVNLGIHPPKGVLLYGPPGTGKTLLARACAAQTKSTFLKLAGPQLVQMFIGDGAKLVRDAFALAKEKAPAIIFIDELDAIGTKRFDSEKAGDREVQRTMLELLNQLDGFSSTADIKVIAATNRVDILDPALLRSGRLDRKIEFPHPNEEARARIMQIHSRKMNVSPDVNFEELSRSTDDFNGAQCKAVCVEAGMIALRRSATAVTHEDFMDAILEVQAKKKANLSYYA, encoded by the exons ATGGCCACAACACTTGAAGACAAATCAATCTGGGAAGATGGGGAGGAAGCCCTCAGCGAGGAAGTTCTTCGGATGCCAACAGACGAGATTATCAGCCGGACTCGCCTGCTGGACAATGAAATAAAGATCATGAAGAGCGAGGTCATGAGGATATCCCACGAGCTGCAAGCCCAGAACGAGAAAATCAAAGAGAATACGGAAAAAATCAAAGTGAACAAAACTCTGCCTTATTTAGTCTCAAATGTGATTGAACTGTTAGACGTAGATCCTCAAGAAGAGGAAGAGGATGGAGCGGTGGTGGACCTAGATTCGCAGCGTAAAGGAAAGTGTGCAGTCATTAAGACCTCCACGCGTCAGACCTACTTTTTGCCAGTCATCGGGCTGGTTGATGCAGAGAAATTGAAGCCAGGAGACTTGGTTGGAGTGAATAAAGACTCGTATTTGATCCTGGAGACGTTGCCGGCGGAGTATGATGCTCGTGTGAAGGCTATGGAGGTGGATGAGAGGCCCACTGAACAGTATTCTGATATTGGTGGCTTGGACAAACAGATTCAG GAGCTGATTGAAGCTGTGGTGCTCCCCATGACCCACAAGGAGAAGTTTGTGAACCTGGGCATCCACCCGCCAAAGGGTGTGCTCCTGTACGGGCCCCCTGGTACCGGCAAGACTCTGCTGGCCAGAGCTTGCGCTGCGCAGACCAAGTCTACTTTCCTGAAGTTGGCGGGACCGCAGTTGGTGCAGATGTTTATTG GTGACGGGGCAAAGCTCGTCCGTGACGCCTTCGCCCTCGCCAAGGAGAAGGCCCCAGCTATCATCTTCATTGATGAACTGGATGCTATCGGCACCAAGCGTTTCGACTCCGAGAAGGCCGGAGACAGGGAGGTGCAGCGTACCATGTTGGAGCTGCTTAATCAGCTTGATGGGTTCAGCTCTACTGCTGATATTAAG gtaaTCGCGGCAACAAACAGAGTAGACATCCTGGACCCGGCGCTACTCCGGTCGGGTCGCTTGGACAGGAAGATCGAGTTCCCGCATCCCAACGAGGAAGCTAGGGCTAGAATTATGCAGATCCATTCACG TAAAATGAACGTCAGTCCCGACGTGAACTTCGAGGAGCTCTCTCGCTCCACGGACGACTTCAACGGCGCGCAGTGCAAGGCCGTGTGCGTGGAGGCCGGCATGATCGCGCTGCGCCGCTCCGCCACCGCCGTCACGCACGAGGACTTCATGGACGCCATCTTGGAGGTGCAGGCCAAGAAGAAGGCGAACCTTAGCTACTATGCCTAG
- the LOC134748476 gene encoding kappaPI-actitoxin-Avd3d-like: MARKITLCLILMMVVCLGLVYGAGSDCELPKGVGNCRGRFRSFFFDITSHQCRPFVYSGCGGNGNRFYSRDECQFACHYFLKLQPKNW; encoded by the exons ATGGCGCGAAAAATTACGTTGTGCTTGATTTTAATGATGGTGGTGTGCCTTGGCCTTGTCTATg gtgcGGGATCAGATTGTGAGCTTCCGAAAGGTGTTGGCAATTGCAGAGGCAGATTCCGGAG CTTTTTCTTCGACATAACGAGCCACCAGTGCCGTCCGTTCGTGTACTCGGGCTGCGGGGGCAACGGCAATCGCTTCTACAGCCGTGACGAGTGCCAGTTCGCTTGCCACTACTTCTTAAAACTTCAGCCTAAGAACTGGTAA